A window of Perognathus longimembris pacificus isolate PPM17 chromosome 6, ASM2315922v1, whole genome shotgun sequence contains these coding sequences:
- the Bphl gene encoding valacyclovir hydrolase — MAAAAVGCCGALRWKWLLLPLSPGFHVPRVGPASAFCTTVTSAKVAVNGVHLHYQLTGEGAHAVLLLPGMLGSGGTDFAPQLSSLNKKLFTVIAWDPRGYGHSRPPDRDFPVDFFERDAKDAVDLMKALRFEQVSLLGWSDGGITALIAAAKYPSYINKMVIWGANAYVTDEDDRIYQGIRDVSKWSEKARKPLEVLYGYDYLARTCEKWVDGITKFKHLPDGNICRHLLPLVHCPTLIVHGEKDPLVPRFHADFIHEHVKNSRLHLMPEGKHNLHLRFAKEFNKLVEDFLQ; from the exons ATGGCGGCGGCAGCGGTGGGCTGTTGCGGCGCGCTGCGGTGGAAATGGCTCCTTTTACCCCTGAGTCCCGGCTTCCACGTGCCCCGAGTTGGGCCCGCATCCGCCTTCTG cacCACTGTGACCTCTGCCAAAGTGGCTGTGAATGGCGTTCACCTGCACTACCAGCTGACAGGAGAGGGTGCACATGCTGTCCTGCTGCTTCCTGGGATGCTTG GAAGCGGAGGGACTGATTTTGCACCCCAGCTTAGCAGCCTGAATAAGAAGCTCTTCACAGTAATTGCCTGGGATCCTCGAGGATATGGACATTCTAGACCTCCAGATCGGGACTTCCCAGTGGACTTTTTTGAAAGAGATGCAAAAGATGCAGTTGACTTGATGAAG GCACTGCGATTTGAGCAGGTCTCCTTGCTGGGCTGGAGTGATGGTGGTATAACTGCACTCATTGCTGCTGCGAAGTACCCATCTTACATCAACAAGATGGTGATTTGGGGAGCAAATGCCTATGTCACTGATGAAGATGACAGGATTTATCAGG GTATCCGAGATGTTTCTAAATGGAGTGAGAAAGCAAGGAAGCCCCTAGAAGTCCTGTATGGGTATGACTACTTAGCCAGAACCTGCGAAAAATGGGTGGATGGCATAACAAAGTTTAAACATCTACCAGATG GTAACATCTGCCGACACTTGCTGCCCCTGGTCCATTGCCCCACCCTAATTGTGCATGGAGAGAAGGACCCTCTGGTTCCACGTTTCCATGCAGACTTCATCCATGAGCATGTGAAAAACTCAAG gttgcatctGATGCCAGAAGGCAAACACAACCTGCACTTACGTTTTGCAAAAGAATTCAACAAGTTGGTGGAAGACTTTCTACAATGA
- the LOC125353113 gene encoding tubulin beta-2A chain, whose translation MREIVHIQAGQCGNQIGAKFWEVISDEHGIDPTGSYHGDSDLQLERINVYYNEAAGNKYVPRAILVDLEPGTMDSVRSGPFGQIFRPDNFVFGQSGAGNNWAKGHYTEGAELVDSVLDVVRKESESCDCLQGFQLTHSLGGGTGSGMGTLLISKIREEYPDRIMNTFSVMPSPKVSDTVVEPYNATLSVHQLVENTDETYSIDNEALYDICFRTLKLTTPTYGDLNHLVSATMSGVTTCLRFPGQLNADLRKLAVNMVPFPRLHFFMPGFAPLTSRGSQQYRALTVPELTQQMFDSKNMMAACDPRHGRYLTVAAIFRGRMSMKEVDEQMLNVQNKNSSYFVEWIPNNVKTAVCDIPPRGLKMSATFIGNSTAIQELFKRISEQFTAMFRRKAFLHWYTGEGMDEMEFTEAESNMNDLVSEYQQYQDATADEQGEFEEEEGEDEA comes from the exons TTTTGGGAGGTCATCAGTGATGAGCATGGCATCGACCCCACTGGCAGTTACCATGGTGACAGTGACTTGCAGCTGGAGAGAATCAATGTGTACTACAATGAAGCTGCTG GCAACAAGTATGTTCCTCGGGCCATCCTGGTGGACTTGGAGCCAGGCACCATGGATTCAGTGAGGTCGGGACCATTTGGCCAGATCTTCAGGCCAGACAACTTTGTGTTCG GCCAGAGCGGGGCAGGCAATAATTGGGCAAAGGGCCACTACACAGAGGGAGCTGAGCTGGTAGACTCTGTCCTTGATGTGGTGAGGAAGGAGTCAGAAAGCTGTGACTGTCTCCAGGGCTTCCAGCTAACCCACTCTCTGGGAGGTGGCACCGGGTCAGGCATGGGCACCCTGCTCATCAGCAAGATCAGAGAAGAGTACCCAGACCGCATCATGAACACCTTCAGTGTCATGCCTTCGCCCAAGGTGTCAGACACTGTGGTGGAGCCCTACAATGCCACACTGTCTGTCCACCAGCTGGTAGAAAACACAGACGAGACCTACTCCATTGACAATGAGGCCCTGTACGACATCTGCTTCCGCACCCTGAAGCTGACCACCCCCACCTATGGAGACCTCAACCACCTGGTGTCAGCCACCATGAGTGGGGTCACCACCTGCCTGCGCTTCCCAGGCCAGCTAAACGCAGACCTGCGCAAGCTGGCTGTGAACATGGTGCCCTTCCCGCGCCTGCATTTCTTCATGCCTGGCTTCGCCCCCCTGACCAGCCGGGGCAGCCAGCAGTACCGGGCCCTCACGGTGCCCGAGCTCACCCAGCAGATGTTCGACTCCAAGAACATGATGGCTGCGTGTGACCCCCGCCACGGCCGCTACCTGACGGTGGCCGCCATCTTCCGAGGCCGCATGTCCATGAAGGAGGTGGACGAGCAGATGCTCAACGTGCAGAACAAGAACAGCAGCTACTTCGTTGAGTGGATCCCCAACAATGTGAAGACGGCCGTGTGCGACATTCCCCCGCGCGGCCTCAAGATGTCGGCCACCTTCATCGGCAACAGCACGGCCATCCAGGAGCTGTTCAAGCGCATCTCCGAGCAGTTCACGGCCATGTTCCGGCGCAAGGCCTTCCTGCACTGGTACACCGGTGAGGGCATGGACGAGATGGAGTTCACCGAGGCTGAGAGCAACATGAATGACCTGGTGTCTGAGTATCAGCAGTACCAGGATGCCACTGCTGATGAACAGGGGGagtttgaggaggaggagggtgaggatgAGGCTTAA